The Chlorocebus sabaeus isolate Y175 chromosome 6, mChlSab1.0.hap1, whole genome shotgun sequence genome has a segment encoding these proteins:
- the FKRP gene encoding ribitol 5-phosphate transferase FKRP → MRLTRCQAALAAAITLNLLVLFYVSWLQHQPRNSRARGPRRASAAGPRVTVLVREFEAFDNAVPELVDSFLQQDPAQPLVVAADTLPYPPLALPRIPNVRLALLQPALDRPAAASRPETYVTTEFVALVPDGARAEAPGQLERMVEALRVGKARLVAAPVATANPARCLALNVSLREWTARYGAAPAAPRCDALDGDAVVLLRARDLFNLSAPLARPMGTSLFLQTSLRGWAVQLLDLTFAAARQPPLTTAHARWKAEREGRARRAALLRALGIRLVSWEGGRLEWFGCNKETTRCFGTVVGDTPAYLYEERWTPPCCLRALRETARYVVGVLEAAGVRYWLEGGSLLGAARHGDIIPWDYDVDLGIYLEDVGNCEQLRGAEAGSVVDERGFVWEKAVEGDFFRVQYSESNHLHVDLWPFYPRNGVMTKDTWLDHRQDVEFPEHFLQPLVPLPFAGFVAQAPNNYRRFLELKFGPGVIENPQYPNPALLSLTGSG, encoded by the coding sequence ATGCGGCTCACCCGCTGCCAGGCTGCCCTGGCGGCCGCCATCACCCTCAACCTTCTGGTCCTCTTCTATGTCTCGTGGCTGCAGCACCAGCCTAGGAATTCCCGGGCCCGGGGGCCCCGCCGTGCCTCTGCTGCCGGCCCCCGCGTCACCGTCCTGGTGCGGGAGTTCGAGGCATTTGACAACGCGGTGCCCGAGCTGGTGGACTCCTTCCTGCAGCAAGACCCGGCCCAGCCCTTGGTGGTGGCAGCCGACACGCTCCCCTACCCGCCCCTGGCCCTGCCTCGCATCCCCAACGTTCGTCTGGCGCTGCTCCAGCCTGCCCTGGACCGGCCAGCCGCAGCCTCGCGCCCAGAGACCTATGTGACCACCGAGTTCGTGGCCCTGGTACCTGACGGGGCACGGGCTGAGGCACCAGGCCAGCTGGAGCGCATGGTAGAGGCGCTCCGCGTGGGAAAGGCACGCCTGGTGGCTGCCCCCGTCGCCACGGCCAACCCTGCCAGGTGCCTGGCCCTGAACGTCAGCCTGCGAGAGTGGACCGCCCGCTATGGCGCAGCCCCCGCCGCGCCCCGCTGCGACGCCCTGGACGGAGATGCTGTGGTGCTCCTGCGCGCCCGTGACCTCTTCAACCTCTCCGCGCCCCTGGCCCGGCCGATGGGCACCAGCCTCTTCCTGCAGACCTCCCTTCGCGGCTGGGCTGTGCAGCTGCTGGACTTGACCTTCGCCGCGGCGCGCCAGCCCCCGCTGACCACGGCCCACGCGCGCTGGAAGGCTGAGCGCGAGGGGCGTGCTCGGCGGGCAGCGCTGCTCCGCGCACTGGGCATCCGCCTAGTGAGCTGGGAGGGCGGGCGGCTGGAGTGGTTCGGCTGCAACAAGGAGACCACGCGCTGCTTCGGAACCGTGGTGGGCGATACACCCGCCTACCTCTATGAGGAGCGCTGGACGCCCCCTTGCTGCTTGCGCGCACTGCGCGAGACCGCCCGCTACGTGGTGGGCGTGCTGGAAGCCGCAGGTGTGCGCTACTGGCTGGAGGGCGGCTCACTGCTGGGGGCCGCCCGCCACGGGGACATCATCCCATGGGACTACGACGTGGACCTGGGCATCTACTTGGAAGACGTGGGCAACTGCGAGCAGCTGCGGGGGGCAGAGGCCGGCTCGGTGGTGGATGAGCGCGGCTTCGTATGGGAGAAGGCGGTCGAGGGCGACTTTTTTCGCGTGCAGTATAGCGAAAGCAACCACCTCCACGTGGACCTGTGGCCCTTCTACCCCCGCAACGGCGTCATGACTAAGGACACGTGGCTGGACCACCGGCAGGATGTGGAGTTCCCCGAGCACTTCCTGCAGCCGCTGGTGCCCCTGCCCTTTGCCGGCTTCGTGGCGCAGGCGCCTAACAACTATCGCCGCTTCCTGGAGCTCAAGTTCGGGCCCGGGGTCATCGAGAACCCCCAGTACCCCAACCCGGCACTGCTGAGTCTGACGGGAAGCGGCTGA